A genomic window from Nicotiana sylvestris chromosome 11, ASM39365v2, whole genome shotgun sequence includes:
- the LOC138881115 gene encoding uncharacterized protein encodes MDAGVGSSLIDEEQKRLDQFQILRPPQFSRGESEDAQRFVVSVIKFFAQWSCRDLARHVVVLVSTDMERRRRFIDGLNNGLLYGLAREADIGARFDQLAQSSYHAPSAQGSTGMDWLSLYYDILDCHANTVMLAMMELLRLEWIGSLGHTPIPAVMEFSDVFPTNLLGMPPDMDIDFGIYLVSATQPIYIPPYRMALVELKELMEHLQELLDKDLIRPSMPPCGAPILFVKKKDGFIRMCIDYRQLNKVTIKNKYPLPRTDDLFDQHQDSRVFLNREEHEQHLRIVLQSLREKKLYAKFSSATFGWYELGEAKLLGTDLVRDALEKVKLIQERLRTTLSRQKSYADRKALDMAFMVGEKVLLRVSPLKGVMMFGKKGKLSPRYIGPFEMLERVGEVDYRLALSPSLSGVHPVLYVSMLKKYYGDPSMY; translated from the exons ATGGATGCTGGGGTTGGATCATCTTTGATTGATGAGGAGCAGAAGAGGTTAGATCAATTCCAGATACTTCGCCCTCCCCAGTTTAGTAGAGGAGAGTCGGAGGATGCTCAAAGATTTGTTGTTAGTGTCATCAAATTCTTTGCACAATGG AGTTGTAGGGATTTGGCACGTCATGTAGTAGTTTTGGTCTCTACTGATATGGAGAGGagaaggaggttcattgatggcctcaacaATGGTCTTCTATATGGTTTGGCCCGAGAGGCTGATATTGGTGCTAGATTTGACCAG TTGGCACAAAGTTCTTACCATGCTCCATCTGCTCAGGGTTCCACAG gtatggattggttatctctgtacTATGATATTCTTGATTGCCACGCTAACACCGTGATGTTGGCTATGATGGAGTTACTGAGGCTAGAGTGGATAGGTTCTCTTGGTCACACTCCTA TTCCAGCAGTGATGGAGTTCTCAGATGTGTTTCCTACAAACTTGCTTGGCATGCCacccgacatggatattgattttggtatttatCTAGTGTCAGCCACTCAACCTATCTATATTCCACCATATCGCATGGCACTAgtggagttgaaagaattgatggAACatttacaggaattgcttgataaggattTAATCAGGCCTAGTATGCCACCTTGTGGTGCACCTAtactatttgtgaagaagaaagatggttttataagaatgtgcattgactacaggcaattgaacaaggttaccattaagaacaagtacccattacCGCGTactgatgatttgtttgaccaacaTCAGGATTCTAGGGTATTCTTGAA TCGGGAAGAGcatgagcaacacttgaggaTTGTGCTCCAGTctttgagggagaagaagctatATGCCAAGTTCTCAAGTGCAACTTTTG GTTGGTATGAGCTTGGGGAGGCAAAGTTGTTGGGCACTGATTTGGTTcgtgatgctttggagaaggtgaaattaATTCAAGAGCGACTACGTACAACATTGTcaaggcagaagagttatgctgataggaaggctcttgatatggcattcatggtgggtgagaaggttctacTAAGAGTTTCGCCCTTGAAGGGTGTGATGAtgttcggaaagaagggcaagttgagccctcggtatattggCCCTTTTGAAATGTTAGAGAGAGTTGGAGAGGTGGACTATAGACTTGCCTTGTCACCAagtctatcgggagttcatccagtattatATGTTTCCATGCTCAAAAAGTACTATGGGGATCCGTCAATGTATTAG